GCGCAGCGCATCCACTGTCGCTCGGAGAAGTGGTTGGGTGCTCAGACTCGCGCCGTGGGCCGTCGTGGTGACGGGGGAGACCCCCTCGATGTAATGCAGCGCCTCGCTTGTGTCGCCGTGAGTGACGAGCCCGTGGATGACGTGCAGCCTGGTCACGAACTCGTGCGACTGTTCCTGCAGCGCGGCAGCGGTGCGCCGCAGCCCCTCGTGCTCACGCGCCTCCGCATCCAACCGGCGGAAGCGGCGCTCGAGCAGTGCTGCCACCGTCGAGCTCAGTAGCGTTCCCACCACGAGCGCGCCGAGCGCCCATGGGAGGAGCCGTCGGAGCGCTTCCGACGCGTCGTCGGCGATGCGGCTCTCAAGGATGCCGACCGAGAGCGCTCCGATGATCTCTCCGTCAGTGGCTCGAACGGGCACCTTCGCGCGCAGCGTGCGCCCAATAGTGCCCGTCTCCGTGCCAAGAAACGTCTCGCCGGCGAGCACCGACGAGTTGTCTGTCGAGACGCGCTTGCCGCGCTCGGCCGGGGTCGGGTGGGTGACGCGGATGCCGCGCTCATCAGAGATAACGACATAGTCGACGCCGGCGGCCCGCTCGATCACGTCGGCGAGCGGCTGGAGCTCGGCGGCGGCCGCGGAGACATCCGAGTGGACGAGCGCGAGCGCCGAGCGCACCTGGGTGAGCTCGGCGAGGCTCGACGCCACACTCGACACGCGTTCGCCGGTGGTCTCGCGGATACCGCGCTCTTGCACGGTGTAGGCGATGCCGGTAGTGAGCACGACGACCGCGACCACAATCACTGTCGGAGCGAACAGCATGACAAGCCGCGCCCCACGGGCAGTGAACTTCTTCGCCACCGTCGCTACCTCCTTGTCGACGCTTCAGTTTAGACCGGTCGTGCATCCCGGGGTCCGGCGCACTGTGAGCATCAAAGGTGTCAAATGCGTCCGGCCTGCCAGCAGCGAGGCCGACGTGGCACTGTTGGTGCCGAGTACGGCGCACCGGCGCCCTCACAAAGGAGTGAAAACCCGTGGAAGAACCTTCCAGCGCGGCAGAGCCGCGCGAAGACACACGGCGGGCGAGGCCCGCCACGAGGCTTATCGGTGGCGTGATCGCCGCGGCCGCGATCGGCGTCGCCGCCTTCGGTTCCATCAGCGCGGCGTCTGCTGGGCAAGATATTACGTCGTCGCTCACGATCGTGGCCCCCGCGGCCGCCGGTGGCGGCTGGGACACTGTCGCCCGCGAGATGCAGCAAGCGCAGCGTGCGAACGGCCTCACCGCGAACGTGCAGGTCGTGAATATGCCAGGCGCGGGCGGAACGATCGCGCTCGGAAACATGACTCGGTTCGAGGGTCGGGCGAACACGGTACTCGTCGGGGGTACCGGGCTGCTCGCGGCAACGATCCAGTACGACTCGACCGCGACGCTTAATGACGTCACACCGCTTGCGGTGCTGTTCGACGAGTACGACGTCATTGTCGTGCCCGCTGACTCGCCTTACGAAACGCTCGACGAACTCGTCGCCGCGTGGCAGGAAGACCCTGGGGCGGTGCCCTGGACCGGCGGCGGATCCTTCGATCAGCTCGTGGTGACCGACCTCGCCCTTGCGGCGGGTATCGATCCCGTCGACACCACGTACATTTCCTCGGACGGCGGCGGCGAGGCTGTTGCGGCGCTGCTCAACGGGACGGCTCAGGCTGCCGCCGGAGGGTACCCGGACAACATCGACCAGATCGAGTCCGGCCGTCTGCGGGCGCTCGCGCTCATCGCGGAGGAGCCCGTTACTGGCATCGACATTCCGACGGCGCGCGCGCAGGGGTACGATGTCACGCTCGCCAACTGGCGCATGCTTGCGGCGCCCGCCGCGATTACCGACGAGGAGACGGCGCAGCTCACCGAGCTCATCGAGGATTCGGTCGCCACCCCGGAGTGGTTGGCCGCGGTCGAGCGCTATCACTGGAGCGAACACTTCATGGTTGGCCCCGACGTCTCGGCATTCCTCGAAAACGAACGCGGGCGCATCACGCGACTCTACGAGGAGATGGGGCAATGAGTTACTCACACAATCCGACGGCGATGTCCGCCGTCATCGGCGAAGAGATTTCGCTGACGGCGGGGAAGGATCGAGGCCGGGCGCTGCTCGTGCAGCTCATCATGCCGGCTGTGCTGCTCGCGTTCGCAGGGTACCTCGCGGTCGGCATGATCACCATGCGGGTGCCCGAAGGTACCGCGTTCCCAGGCCCGAGGTTCTTTCC
Above is a window of Leucobacter aridicollis DNA encoding:
- a CDS encoding tripartite tricarboxylate transporter substrate binding protein, whose amino-acid sequence is MEEPSSAAEPREDTRRARPATRLIGGVIAAAAIGVAAFGSISAASAGQDITSSLTIVAPAAAGGGWDTVAREMQQAQRANGLTANVQVVNMPGAGGTIALGNMTRFEGRANTVLVGGTGLLAATIQYDSTATLNDVTPLAVLFDEYDVIVVPADSPYETLDELVAAWQEDPGAVPWTGGGSFDQLVVTDLALAAGIDPVDTTYISSDGGGEAVAALLNGTAQAAAGGYPDNIDQIESGRLRALALIAEEPVTGIDIPTARAQGYDVTLANWRMLAAPAAITDEETAQLTELIEDSVATPEWLAAVERYHWSEHFMVGPDVSAFLENERGRITRLYEEMGQ
- a CDS encoding ATP-binding protein; the protein is MAKKFTARGARLVMLFAPTVIVVAVVVLTTGIAYTVQERGIRETTGERVSSVASSLAELTQVRSALALVHSDVSAAAAELQPLADVIERAAGVDYVVISDERGIRVTHPTPAERGKRVSTDNSSVLAGETFLGTETGTIGRTLRAKVPVRATDGEIIGALSVGILESRIADDASEALRRLLPWALGALVVGTLLSSTVAALLERRFRRLDAEAREHEGLRRTAAALQEQSHEFVTRLHVIHGLVTHGDTSEALHYIEGVSPVTTTAHGASLSTQPLLRATVDALRAELGAHGARLEAEFAVTSEVDEEVVLVVANLCRNAGEAHATVVLCALTEVDGVFHGDISDDGDGIPAADIERLFTRGVSTKSDRTGTGRGIGLDLVRRTVAGRGGTVEVSRSASGGARFRFTMEAR